From the Gemmatimonadaceae bacterium genome, the window CCCCGAAACCGTCGTCATCCGCCCCCCGTAGGGAGCCCCTGTGAAGCGCGTCGGATTTCGCGGCCGCCTCTTCGCCATCCTCCTCGCATTCGCCCTCGTTCCGTCGATCCTGATTGCCGTCGCGTGGAACGCCACCGGATCGTTGGTGCTTCCGCTCGTTTCGGGGACCGCGGCGTGGGACAGCGTGGCGGCGACCGGCGAGCGGGCGGTGACGGCCATTCGTGGGGCGAATCTGTCGGACGCGCAGAGGCGATCGCTCGACGCGCACGAGCGAGTGCTGCGCAGCAGCGTGGTCAACTCGCGGCAAGCGGACTTCGTCTTCCGCCAGGGCGCGAAGATGCTGGCCCTCACGACGCTGGTCGGTGTGCTGGTGATCGCCGTGGTGGCGTCGCGCGTCGCGGGACACTTGAGCCGCAACTTGAGCCGGCCGCTCCGCGAGCTCGTGGGCTGGACGGAGCGCATCGGGCGCGGCGAGCCGCTGCCTACGACACCGCCGCGCCGCGGCGCGCCGGAGTTCGAGGTGCTGCGCCGCAGCATGCGCGAGATGGCCGGCGAATTGGAAATCGGACGCGCGAGAGCCGTCGAAAACGAACGCTCCGCCGCGCTGCGCGAGAGCGCGCGACAGGTCGCGCACGAGCTCAAGAATCCGCTCACGCCGATTCGTTTCGCGGTGGAACGTCTACGGCGCGAAGCGCCGCCAGAGCTCGCCGAGACGGTCGAGGTTCTGGCCACGGAATCGCAGCGCCTCGAAGCGCTCGCGCGCAGCTTCGCGCAATTCGGACGGCTTCCCGAAGGACCGCGCGCCGAGGTGGACGTCGGTGAGCTCGCGCGCTACACGGCGCGCGCGACCATTCCGCCGAGCGTCACCTTCAAGGTCGACGTCGCGGACGACGTGCCGATGATCCAGGCGCACCACGACGCGTTGGCGCGCGCGCTCTCGAACGTGATGCTCAACGCGGTGGACGCGTGCCGGGACGGCGGCGCGGTCGGGGTGAGCGTACGGCGGACGGCGCACGCGGGGCGCGAGGCGGTGGAGATCGCGGTCGCGGATACGGGGTGCGGCATCTCGCCCGACCGTCTCTCGCGCATCTGGGATCCGTACGTCACGTCGAAGCCCGGCGGCACGGGGCTCGGCTTGGCGATCGCGCGGCAGGCCGTGCTGGCGCATCAAGGCGCGGTGAGCGCCGACAGCCGCGTCGGCGGCGGGACGGAAATTCGATTCGTGCTCCCCGTCGACGGCAACCGAAATGGAATGGAGGAAGCGCATGCATAACGAGGACATTCTCGTACCCATCGCGTTCTTCGTGATGGTTGCGGTGACGGCGATCGGCGTCCCGCTGGCGCGGGCGCTCGCGAGACGCATGGACCGGCAGCCCATCGCGCCGTCGGTCCCGCCGGAGCTCGCGGCGCAGATCGAACGGATGGAGCACGCGATCGACTCGATCGCGATCGAGGTCGAGCGGATCTCGGAGGGACAGCGCTTCACGACGAAGCTTCTCTCCGAGAGAACCAATGGAGCCGCGGCGGTGCCGGCGGCACCGTCATTCGGAAAATCGACCTGATGATGCTCGCGACCATGATAGTCCAGATGCCGCCGGATGTCATTCCCTCGGGGGTGATCGAGATCAGCGAGGCGTTCTTCGCGACGGTCGCGATCATCGCGCTGGGCATTCCGCTGATCCGCGCGTTCACGCGCCGCCTCGAGCGCGGCGCGCCGCCGCCGGCGCAGATGTCGCCCGAGGTGCTGTCGCGCCTCGAACGCATCGAGCAGGGCGTCGAGGCGGTCGCCGTCGAAGTCGAGCGGATCGCGGAAGCCCAGCGTTTTTCCGCGAAGCTCATGGCCGAGATGCAGAAGAACGCGCTCCCGGCCGCCGATCCCGCGAAATAAGAGAAGTATAAATGCCGAGCGTGTTGATCATCGACGACGAGTCGAACATCCGGCGGATGGTCGGCGCGTTGCTGACGGCCGAGGGCTACGAGGTCCGCGACGCGCACGACGGCGTCGGCGGCCTGACGCGCGCGCTCGAAGCCGAGCCCGACGCCCTCCTCCTCGACCTGATGATTCCCGGCGAGATGGACGGGATGGCGACGCTCGCACGCGTGCGCGAGTCGCTTCCCGACGTTCCGGTCATCATGATGAGCGGCCGCGCCGGACTGAGCGATGCCGTGAAGGCGACCAAGCTCGGCGCCTTCAACTTTCTCGAGAAGCCCCTTTCCCCCGAGGGCGTCCTGCTCGCGTTGTCGTCGGCGATGGAGCTCCGTCAGGCGCGCCGCGAAGCGAGGACGCTGCGCGCCGACCTCGGACTCAGCGGCGAGATGGTCGGCGACAGTCCGGGGATCCGGCAGGTGCGCGCGCTCATCGAGCGTGTGGCGCCGAGCGATTCGCGCGTCATGATCACGGGCGAGTCGGGCACGGGGAAGGAGCTCGTCGCCGCGGCGATCCACGCGGGGAGCGAGCGCCGCGACCGGCCCTTCGTGCGCGTGAACTGCGCCGCGATCCCGCGTGACCTCGTCGAGAGCGAGATGTTCGGCCACGAGCGCGGCGCATTCACCGGCGCGACGGACCGGCGCATCGGCCGCTTCGAGCTGGCGCACA encodes:
- a CDS encoding HAMP domain-containing sensor histidine kinase, giving the protein MKRVGFRGRLFAILLAFALVPSILIAVAWNATGSLVLPLVSGTAAWDSVAATGERAVTAIRGANLSDAQRRSLDAHERVLRSSVVNSRQADFVFRQGAKMLALTTLVGVLVIAVVASRVAGHLSRNLSRPLRELVGWTERIGRGEPLPTTPPRRGAPEFEVLRRSMREMAGELEIGRARAVENERSAALRESARQVAHELKNPLTPIRFAVERLRREAPPELAETVEVLATESQRLEALARSFAQFGRLPEGPRAEVDVGELARYTARATIPPSVTFKVDVADDVPMIQAHHDALARALSNVMLNAVDACRDGGAVGVSVRRTAHAGREAVEIAVADTGCGISPDRLSRIWDPYVTSKPGGTGLGLAIARQAVLAHQGAVSADSRVGGGTEIRFVLPVDGNRNGMEEAHA
- a CDS encoding sigma-54 dependent transcriptional regulator, which translates into the protein MPSVLIIDDESNIRRMVGALLTAEGYEVRDAHDGVGGLTRALEAEPDALLLDLMIPGEMDGMATLARVRESLPDVPVIMMSGRAGLSDAVKATKLGAFNFLEKPLSPEGVLLALSSAMELRQARREARTLRADLGLSGEMVGDSPGIRQVRALIERVAPSDSRVMITGESGTGKELVAAAIHAGSERRDRPFVRVNCAAIPRDLVESEMFGHERGAFTGATDRRIGRFELAHRGTLFLDEVGDLGAEAQAKLLRAIEAKEIERVGGGKPVRVEVRIVSATNKDLARGVLDGAFRDDLLFRLNVIPIPLPPLRDRPGDIPSLVRHFAALHRLRTGQAVPEWTEDAIAALTRHRWPGNVRELANIVERLAILHAGRRVTETDVASVLPLERAPRAATPPAALPLPDAAELESSLSDTLDDYERTLISRALSMANGNVAEAARRLHTDRPNLYRRMRRLGIAVGAE